The following coding sequences are from one Xiphias gladius isolate SHS-SW01 ecotype Sanya breed wild chromosome 14, ASM1685928v1, whole genome shotgun sequence window:
- the LOC120799325 gene encoding tripartite motif-containing protein 16-like — MAQGIRLDRANFCCSICLDLLNDPVTIPCGHSYCMSCIKDHLETEDHRGIHSCPQCRQTFTLRPVLVKNTMLADLVEELKKTGHQAAPADHCYAGPEDVTCDVCTERKLRAFKSCLQCVASYCEKHLQPHYDVGPLKKHKLVEASAKLQENICSRHQEVMKLFCRTDQQCICYLCSKDDHKGHNKVSTAAERTERQRELELSRQQIQQRLQDREKEVKVLQQDEDAINHSTDNAVRTTDKIFTELIHTIEKRVSDVKELIKSRQKTEVGQYKKVREKVKQEIAELKRKDADLEKLSRSEDHTHFLLNYPSLSHLGESTDPPCVKVCGLRYFEKVTVALSEARDKIQEVLGEEYAKISVSVSEVGFLPSNPQAEPKTRNDFFHYACQITLDPDTANKHLSISKGNRKAAFMTEEQKYSIHPERFVYSWQVLSKEGLTGRCYWEVEKSGKGVFIAVVYKDISRAGDFGECVFGYNDKSWALDCYKNSYEFRHNNVKTSIPGTWSSRVGVYLDHSAGILSFYSVSETMTLLHRVQTTFTQPLYAGLWLANGATAEICKLK; from the coding sequence ATGGCACAAGGGATTCGACTTGATCGAGCAAATTTCTGTTGCTCGATCTGTCTAGATCTACTCAATGATCCGGTGACTATTCCTTGTGGTCACAGCTACTGCATGAGCTGCATTAAGGACCACTTAGAAACAGAGGATCATAGGGGGATCCACAGCTGCCCTCAGTGTAGGCAGACCTTCACACTGAGGCCTGTCCTGGTGAAAAACACCATGTTAGCAGATTTagtggaggagctgaagaaaaCTGGACACCAAGCCGCTCCTGCTGATCACTGCTATGCTGGACCTGAAGATGTGACCTGTGATGTCTGCACTGAGAGAAAACTGAGAGCCTTCAAATCCTGTCTGCAATGTGTGGCTTCTTATTGTGAGAAACACCTCCAGCCTCACTATGATGTAGGTCCCctaaagaaacacaagctggtGGAAGCATCTGCCAAGCTCCAGGAGAACATCTGCTCTCGTCATCAAGAGGTGATGAAGTTGTTCTGCCGTACTGATCAGCAGTGTATCTGTTATCTCTGCTCCAAGGATGACCATAAAGGCCATAACAAAGTCTCAACTGCTGCAGAGAGgactgagaggcagagagagctggagctgAGTCGACAACAAatccagcagagactccaggacagagagaaagaggtgaagGTGCTACAACAGGACGAAGATGCTATTAATCACTCTACAGACAATGCAGTGAGGACCACCGATAAGATCTTCACCGAACTGATTCATACCATTGAAAAAAGGGTGTCTGACGTGAAGGAGCTAATTAAATCTCGGCAGAAGACCGAAGTTGGTCAGTACAAAAAGGTTCGGGAGAAGGTGAAGCAGGAGATTGCTGAGCTGAAGAGGAAAGATGCCGACCTGGAGAAGCTCTCACGCTCAGAGGATCACACTCATTTTCTATTAAACTATCCCTCATTGTCACATCTGGGTGAATCTACAGACCCGCCATGTGTCAAAGTCTGCGGTCTGCGGTACTTTGAGAAGGTTACAGTGGCTCTGTCAGAGGCCAGAGATAAAATACAGGAGGTTCTTGGTGAAGAATATGCAAAGATTTCAGTGTCAGTAAGTGAAGTGGGTTTTTTACCATCAAATCCACAAGCAGAACCCAAGACCAGAAATGACTTCTTCCATTATGCATGCCAAATCACACTGGATCCAGACACTGCGAACAAACATCTCTCAATATCTAAGGggaacagaaaagcagcattcATGACAGAAGAACAGAAATATTCTATTCATCCAGAAAGGTTTGTATATTCCTGGCAGGTCCTGAGTAAAGAGGGTCTGACTGGACGTTGCTACTGGGAGGTGGAGAAGAGCGGGAAAGGAGTTTTCATAGCAGTCGTATACAAGGATATTAGCAGAGCTGGGGACTTTGGTGAATGTGTCTTTGGTTACAATGACAAGTCTTGGGCATTGGATTGTTACAAAAATAGCTACGAATTCAGGCATAACAACGTAAAAACTTCCATCCCAGGCACGTGGTCCTCCAGAGTAGGAGTGTACCTGGACCACAGTGCAGGTATTCTGTCCTTCTACAGCGTCTCTGAAACCATGACTCTCCTCCACAGAGTCCAGACCACATTCACTCAGCCTCTCTATGCTGGACTTTGGCTTGCAAATGGAGCCACCGCTGAGATTTGCAAGCTCAAATAG